The DNA segment TGCGTAAAAAGTGTATTTTTGTATCCTACATTTTAGACGGAGCAAAATTTTTAATCTTAAATGTTCGCACACCCTCTCACAATTTGCATATGCGCAAAGTGTATTGAAAAAGTAGCCAAACGTGTACAAGTGAATCCCCATAAAACAGCGGAGTCGTCGATAAAACAAAAAGTACATTCAAATCATCTTCTGAATGTTTCAGCGTAGAAATAGCCTTTCGTTTATTCCCCCCTGCTGCCGATTACGACAAAGAAGTGAATCGAACTGAAAAGTTCCGATTGTTGTACGGCTTCGTTGTAAACATGTTTATGCTGAATGAGAAAGTTCTGCTCCCGATAATAAAATTCTAACCGGTTCTCAATAGAGGATTCATTCTGCGAAAGCGAAGAAATTTACAAATTCCTTTACGCAAGAAAATACTTCCACAATCGAACTCTTTCTATCGCAATAGAAATAACACATTTTTTAATATACGATAAGACTATTTTCGCGTAAATACATTTAATAAATTCCTAcgttatatgtatatgtatgcgcGTGTAATATTTTGTTTATTAGTTTAACAGAACTTTTTTAGAATTTTCTCGACACGATATCTGACAGTGTTATCGATGCAATTTATGATTGAAGATGGAACTCTACATCCGACAGTGAGAAAGCAATTAAAAAGTACATCTCGTAAACGAGTTGGAATTTACTTTTCATATTACTTTTCCTTCGTCTTTACCTTCGTTTCATCTCGTCTTACCTATGTTCTCTAGACAATTCCTTTCAGCTATTATCGCTCTTCACTTTGATCGTCCTGCTCGCAgagttaaccctttgcgcttgaCGACTTTTTCGGGTCGGGCgacgctgcaactcgagacaatttcgcgcgtaaatggTTTTATAGAATAATtaacattttgaaaaagataattatcaAAATTCAAGTTCTGTCATGGTGTTTGGTGTGATATTATACAAAACACTAACCAAGGCATTCTGagttgccaggatcttgtgAGTCATCGCTGTTACTTCCGGAATCACTGTCCATTACACTaacttttctatttctcatactCGATACGTAATTGCTGTTTACACTTGTTCTACTTGTTGTATTCAGGACTAATCGTAGAGGAATTTAACGTCACAATGTAACTTTCCAACCAaaaacataaacagcctaattcctcgaaccaatacttcgcatctatcaattgaagataacgaaattcagcgtaaatacagccactcgagttgccacgcgaaacatcgtgacGAATAagagtcgccattcgagcgcaaagggttaatacgaaacgtatcgcagcacattCTCCCAATCACTTCGACTGAAAATATTCAACGTGCTTGACGTTCTCGAAACATTATCAGAATCACCAAAGTAGCCATCGACGTAAATTCTCATTCACACCGAAAGTTGGTCGATCGACGCGTTCGATAGCGAGGTGGAAAAGTAGTTTTCGATGAAAATTGATCCGCGAGGATAAGAACGGACTGATCACGTAGCGGGCGTGGAACTTTTAACGTTGTTGCGACGAACGGGGCGCGGTTTCACCGGCGGTAACAGGATTTCCCACGAAAGTTTGCCAAGGAGTTAGCCTGGGCAATCCCCGTGACAATTCCGGTTTTACGGTTGAACGTGATCCTCGCGCGAGATTTCATCGCACATTCAGATTTTTGTCCACGTACTGACACGCATAATAAACGACTCTTCTGAAACAGTAGTTACGCGTCGATGGGTCCTCCGTGACTAATATCAAAGACTAAAATCACTACGATACGATATCAAATAATATAAaatcgaaataaaataaataaatcacTGACAGTTAATAAAATTATTGAGAAAAGTCACGAGGATTAATGAAAAATCTAATCGAATATCCTCGACTGTTCCACAGGTGATCAGCATAGTCTCGGTCCTGTTCATCTGCATCTCGATCCTGTCGTTCTGCCTGAAGACGCATCCGGACATGCGCGTGCCGGTGATCGTGAACCGATCCGTGAACACGGGTAACGGGAGCTCCTGGGCGGTGGACAAAACGCATACGAACGCTCACGACTTCTTTTTCTACATCGAGTGCGTGTGCAACGCCTGGTTCACCATCGAGTTCCTAATACGTATCACCGCGAGCCCGAATCGCTGCGTGTTCATCAAGAGCTCGGTGAACCTGATCGACATGGTCGCGACCCTGAGCTTCTACCTCGACCTGGCGCTGCAACGTTTCGCCTCCCACCTGGAGAACGCGGACATCCTCGAGTTCTTAAGCATCATACGAATCATGAGACTGTTCAAGCTGACCCGGCACTCGTCCGGCCTGAAGATCCTGATCCAGACGTTCCGCGCGTCCGCGAAGGAGTTGACGCTGCTCGTGTTCTTCCTGGTCCTTGGCATCGTGATCTTCGCCAGTCTGGTCTACTACGCGGAACGCACCCAGTACAATCCGAAGAACGACTTCAAGAGTATACCGCTCGGTCTATGGTGGGCCCTGGTCACGATGACCACGGTCGGTTACGGGGACATGGTGCCGAAGACCTACGTTGGGATGTTCGTGGGCGCGTTGTGCGCCCTCGCCGGTGTCCTCACGATCGCCCTGCCGGTGCCCGTGATCGTCAGCAACTTTGCGATGTATTACAGTCACACGCAGGCGCGAGCCAAGCTACCGAAGAAGAGGCGCCGCGTACTTCCGGTCGAGCAGCCGAGAGTGAGGGTCCCTGGGGCGCCTTTGGGCGCAGGCGGAGTGCCAGGCGGCACGGGACCGCCAGGATGCACCCAGCAGCATTTGCAGGCTGGTGGACCGACCTCGGGAGCCGGTGGCCTGGCCCCTGGCCTTGGACAGACGCCAGGCGTCGGCTGCACTGGGGGCCAGGGGCCCCAGAACAGACGGATGAACGCTATCAAGACCAATCATCCGAAGGACGTGTCGTTCGCCACGAAAACAGGTAAGTTCCCCACACTTGTTCTTGCTGACGATTTCGATAGGAGTACCATTTGTTCTTGGCTGGAGTTTCATCGTTTCGATATTCATCTTCATTCGGTGGTATCGTTTGTGTAGAGTTTTCGTTATGTTGGTTAGATTAGCTTCGAACAGTAATGGAGGTATTGATAGTGATTATTCGTGAATATCTTGGACGCTTTCGCGTAAGAATCGATCGATATCTCCTGGTGCGTTCAGTTCTTCTTAGCAAGGGTAGTTAAGCAGTAAGGGAGATTATTGTAAATAATTAAGATCTCATTTCGTCACCCCATTTTCTCGAGCGAAACCTGTAATCAAAGCACCAGCATGTCCCCTCGAGAACACCTAGAACCTTCAAGTCCCCTCAGACAAGTCTGAAACCGCCACCGCGGGTGTGCTCACGCGACATCCGTCATCCCAGGCCGCATATTTCTTACCCCATTGTACTGCCCCGTTCTAGGAGCAGGCCGCGTGTATGTCCAACAATTACCATGCACAAAGACAGGTCGCGTTGGTGCGAAAGAGCgaaaagagagatagagagagggggagagaaagGGCACGAAAGACGGATAAAAGAGAAACGAGAGGTTAAACAGCGGCGTTAGCCGAGACCCAAGGCAATTTAGCAGTAATTGTCGCCCGAGCGGAAAAGTCTGTAGTGTCTTTGTTTTCCTGTTCTTCTTGTACGGTGGGTTCCAGAGGAGGACCGGAGGAACTCTAACCTGCGGACCAACGGGACCAAGACAGCCGGAGGTTTGGGTTAAGAAAGCTGGAACCAACACTACTCTCCACTGCCGAGGCGCGCTCGACCGGGGCGTCGGGACGACCTACGAGTCGAACGGGGGAaaacggtgagagagagagagagagagagagagaaagagagtgtgtgtgtgtatgtgcgcgcgagagagagggagaggggaaAGATCGCCGGAGGAACGAGCTCAAGAGCAAGTATCAAGATTGCACGGTCTATAAGGGAATATTAGATCGCTGCAGATGAAATGTCGGATTTTTACCGCGACCACTTGCGACGCCTTTCATCGCGACCACGCGTGAATTATTACGGCTTCTCCGGCTTCTTCCTCTTTTCTTTCCATCTTCTTTTCTCGCAGACATCGCGCGTGACTGTTGGAATAAATTTTGGCTGTGAAATTCCAACGCTCCCcgccgacgacggcgacgagggAATTATTCGGGTTTCGAGATTGGTGAAATTTGAAAATTTCGCGAGCTGGGAGCGTCTGAAAGGTTAGG comes from the Xylocopa sonorina isolate GNS202 chromosome 1, iyXylSono1_principal, whole genome shotgun sequence genome and includes:
- the LOC143432568 gene encoding potassium voltage-gated channel protein Shaw isoform X4, encoding MSILNTDSENRVVLNVGGIRHETYKATLKKIPATRLSKLTEALGNYDPILNEYFFDRHPGVFAQVLNYYRTGKLHYPTDVCGPLFEEELDFWGLDSNQVEPCCWMTYTQVISIVSVLFICISILSFCLKTHPDMRVPVIVNRSVNTGNGSSWAVDKTHTNAHDFFFYIECVCNAWFTIEFLIRITASPNRCVFIKSSVNLIDMVATLSFYLDLALQRFASHLENADILEFLSIIRIMRLFKLTRHSSGLKILIQTFRASAKELTLLVFFLVLGIVIFASLVYYAERTQYNPKNDFKSIPLGLWWALVTMTTVGYGDMVPKTYVGMFVGALCALAGVLTIALPVPVIVSNFAMYYSHTQARAKLPKKRRRVLPVEQPRVRVPGAPLGAGGVPGGTGPPGCTQQHLQAGGPTSGAGGLAPGLGQTPGVGCTGGQGPQNRRMNAIKTNHPKDVSFATKTGAGRVYVQQLPCTKTGRVGAKERKER
- the LOC143432568 gene encoding potassium voltage-gated channel protein Shaw isoform X3 codes for the protein MSILNTDSENRVVLNVGGIRHETYKATLKKIPATRLSKLTEALGNYDPILNEYFFDRHPGVFAQVLNYYRTGKLHYPTDVCGPLFEEELDFWGLDSNQVEPCCWMTYTQHRDTQETLTVLDRLDLDTEKPTDEELARKFGFEEAYYEGTLTWWQKLKPQMWSLFDEPYSSLAAKVISIVSVLFICISILSFCLKTHPDMRVPVIVNRSVNTGNGSSWAVDKTHTNAHDFFFYIECVCNAWFTIEFLIRITASPNRCVFIKSSVNLIDMVATLSFYLDLALQRFASHLENADILEFLSIIRIMRLFKLTRHSSGLKILIQTFRASAKELTLLVFFLVLGIVIFASLVYYAERTQYNPKNDFKSIPLGLWWALVTMTTVGYGDMVPKTYVGMFVGALCALAGVLTIALPVPVIVSNFAMYYSHTQARAKLPKKRRRVLPVEQPRVRVPGAPLGAGGVPGGTGPPGCTQQHLQAGGPTSGAGGLAPGLGQTPGVGCTGGQGPQNRRMNAIKTNHPKDVSFATKTENEMKMTGNAERTKVKKNR
- the LOC143432568 gene encoding potassium voltage-gated channel protein Shaw isoform X1; translation: MSILNTDSENRVVLNVGGIRHETYKATLKKIPATRLSKLTEALGNYDPILNEYFFDRHPGVFAQVLNYYRTGKLHYPTDVCGPLFEEELDFWGLDSNQVEPCCWMTYTQHRDTQETLTVLDRLDLDTEKPTDEELARKFGFEEAYYEGTLTWWQKLKPQMWSLFDEPYSSLAAKVISIVSVLFICISILSFCLKTHPDMRVPVIVNRSVNTGNGSSWAVDKTHTNAHDFFFYIECVCNAWFTIEFLIRITASPNRCVFIKSSVNLIDMVATLSFYLDLALQRFASHLENADILEFLSIIRIMRLFKLTRHSSGLKILIQTFRASAKELTLLVFFLVLGIVIFASLVYYAERTQYNPKNDFKSIPLGLWWALVTMTTVGYGDMVPKTYVGMFVGALCALAGVLTIALPVPVIVSNFAMYYSHTQARAKLPKKRRRVLPVEQPRVRVPGAPLGAGGVPGGTGPPGCTQQHLQAGGPTSGAGGLAPGLGQTPGVGCTGGQGPQNRRMNAIKTNHPKDVSFATKTGAGRVYVQQLPCTKTGRVGAKERKER
- the LOC143432568 gene encoding potassium voltage-gated channel protein Shaw isoform X2; translated protein: MSILNTDSENRVVLNVGGIRHETYKATLKKIPATRLSKLTEALGNYDPILNEYFFDRHPGVFAQVLNYYRTGKLHYPTDVCGPLFEEELDFWGLDSNQVEPCCWMTYTQHRDTQETLTVLDRLDLDTEKPTDEELARKFGFEEAYYEGTLTWWQKLKPQMWSLFDEPYSSLAAKVISIVSVLFICISILSFCLKTHPDMRVPVIVNRSVNTGNGSSWAVDKTHTNAHDFFFYIECVCNAWFTIEFLIRITASPNRCVFIKSSVNLIDMVATLSFYLDLALQRFASHLENADILEFLSIIRIMRLFKLTRHSSGLKILIQTFRASAKELTLLVFFLVLGIVIFASLVYYAERTQYNPKNDFKSIPLGLWWALVTMTTVGYGDMVPKTYVGMFVGALCALAGVLTIALPVPVIVSNFAMYYSHTQARAKLPKKRRRVLPVEQPRVRVPGAPLGAGGVPGGTGPPGCTQQHLQAGGPTSGAGGLAPGLGQTPGVGCTGGQGPQNRRMNAIKTNHPKDVSFATKTEEDRRNSNLRTNGTKTAGGLG